AGCAATCATTGGGGCGCTAGATGGCAGACCTCTAGAGCGCCCAATGACCCATGATCTCATGCTAAATTTCTTGGATGCGTGGGGCATAACAGTTGAGCGAATAGTCGTTCATGCACTTAAAAACAGTACTTTTTATGCTGTAATTACGGTTTCTCAGGGAGATATAAAAAAAGAAATAGATGCCCGTCCTAGTGATGCGATCGCGATCGCAGTGCGGGCAAAATGTCCAATCTGGGTGATGGAGGAGGTCATTCTCGAAGCCTCGATTCCTGTAGATCAGGATGCAGATGAAGCCGAAAGAAGAGCATTTCGTGAATTTTTGGCAAAGCTTACGCCCGAAGAATTAGTTAAAAAAAGTGGGCTTGAGAGCAATTAAAAAAGCCAATAAAAAACCTTGCAAAGCAAGGTTTTTTATTGGCTTTTGGTTTTAGTTATAGCAAATCCTAGAAGAATCGTTAGAGGCTAAGGCTCATAACAAGGGGCTTAATTTTTTCTCCTGATAGATGATTTAGGATTGCATTAATTACTCGAATTTCTATTAGACATTACATCTACGAGTCAACGTAACCTCACATCATTAGATCTGGTATTACTGGCTTGATTAGTCCCAAATAATCTTTCTGCGACTTCACCTTCCTTTCCTAGTACTTTAATTGGTTGATTGTTATAGCTAAGAGCTACCGACGATGCATTACCAGCGCGGATGGAAATTTGGCGATCGCCTGACCAAGATAACTTTTTACCTTCATTAAGTACACCCTCAAACTCGGTCTGCCCATCAACGGTAATCCTTAGCCAAGATTCACCTTGCATGACAATACCGACATTAACGGGCTTATTCCCCACAAATTCAAAATTACCATTGGCGATCGTAGTGCTATTGGGAGAGAGATTATCTGATACAAAACTGCTGTTTGCCCAAGCTGAGAGCATATTGTTGAGGTTTGGGTTTGTACTCCCAAAGTTATTTGCAGACTGCGGATTATTGAGAATATCTGTGGAAGTATCTGGTTTTTTGACTCCTATCGGTACAGTAAGCATTGGATTTGATGCAGTTGTTACCATTGCAACCGATGCTGTCTGACGCAAAACTTCTAAACCACCAGTTTGGGGTAACAAAACTTCTGTCGGTTCAATTGCCTTGTTTAGTTTCGCAGAACTTATTTGAGCAGCATCCCCAAAATTAGTTTGATTGTCATTAATCTTGTTAGCGTCAGGTGAGTTGAGGAATGTTGCTAACAAACTGACTGCTCCTGCGATCACACCAACATACAGTGCATACAGATGCAGGGGACGAAGTTCGGCGGCGGCACTACCAGCCCATTTTTGTTCAGGTAAAACAGGGTTTAAAGGAAAATCTTCTGAAAGATCTCCAACCCCTAAAGCATCACCATACTTACGGATAAATCCACGCACATAAACGGGTTCAGGTAATGAATCCATTTGACCATCTTCGATCGCTCGCAAATAGCGCTCAGAAATTAATGTAGTTGCAGTTAGATGTGGAATCGATAGCTCCTTATCTTCTCGAATTCGCTTAAATTGCGCTCCGATTTCTGCTAATTTCTCTGCTTGCTTCGAGGTTGTAATATTCACAATACTCACAGACATGTAGGAAGAGATTGGACTGACTGACTTCAAGTTGGCTTTCAGTCGAACTTGGACAACCACAAGTTCTATGTAGAGCGTCGTTGGCGATTTAATTAATCTGATGTAATTATATTACCTAACCTAAAGTAATATAACATTCTGCAAAGTTTTCACAGCAGATTATTGCACCTCTGAATTATATATCAAGGGCTATATTGCCTGTCGTTATTTGTCCTGATACAAAAACAATCTTTCAACAATCAGAAAAATAAAGCAATCCATAAGTAGCTCACGTTAATTAAAACCTAAAACCTAGAAAGCTGTCCCGCCCGCGTAGCGGGCGGGACAGCTTTCTAGTAGACTGCCAAAGGAAATTTGCGGGGTTATCGAAACGAGCTTTGCTCGTTTCGATAACCCCCAACTAGTCAAAGTTCTAGTGGCGGACTACTAGGTTTTAGGTCTAGCTACTTAATTGCTATAGCGACTATAAGGTTTGTTTCCCAGCCGAAAGCTGGGAAACAAACCCTTACCTCACAACCCATTTAGGATTGCTATAGCGCTCCTAAATGAGTTGTAAGATTTTGAGTGTTGTGAGAGTGTGCCCCTTCGGGGCGCACTCTCACAACCTATTTAGAATTGCTATATATATAACGGATTGCGCTCAAATCCAAACCAAGAAAATTGTTGAAAGTGTTGCTTTGCAAGTCTCAAAAATTTTCTTGTTATTTGTTTAACGTGAGTTCGATATAGCCATTTGCGTCGAACTGACGTTCGTTTAAGGGTAAAGGACTGTATGTCTATCTGCTTAATGTCTTGATCTCATGATCGCTCAATAGTCGATAAGCTCCTGATTCGAGCGGAGCTAGGTTGATCGAGCCGATCGCTACACGGTGTAAAGCTAAAACAGGATGCCCCAACTGCTCAGCAACGCGCCGAATTTGGCGATTACGACCTTCTGACAAAATTATCTGTAATTGAGTACGTGGGGTGGGATATTTATTCCGTTCAATTTGCAGAATCTTTACAGTTGCGGGGAGAGTGAGTTTGCCATCTAGCATAATTCCTGTTTGCCATTGTTGGATGAGCTGATGGCTGGGGATATCCTTGACCCAGACTTCATAGGTTTTGGCGACATGGTGGCGAGGATGCATTAGATAGTTTGCAAAATCTCCATCATTAGTCAAGATCAAAGCCCCACTACTGTTGTAGTCCAACCTTCCCACTGGATAAACCTGTTGATATTGTGGTGGCAGAAAGTCTAAAACCATCTTTCTCCCTTGGGGATCAGCGCAGGTACTGACTACACCTATGGGCTTATTTAGTAATAGATATAAAAACTCTGGGGCTTTAGTTTGGAGTAACTTGCCGTCAACTTCAATGCGATCGCGTTCAGGATCAGCTTTCGTTCCTAATTCAGTAATAGTTCTTCCATTTACCGCAACTCGTCCTGCCAAAATTATCTGTTCTGCTTCTCTTCGCGAAGCAATACCATGTCTAGACAGAATTTTTTGAAGGCGATCGCTCATAAACGAATAATAAGATGAAAGGCGGCACATCGTGCCGTCTTTCATCTTAAGAAAAATGCAAGTACTTATGCGGTTAACGCATTAAACTATTGCAATTATTAAATAAAGTTTAAAAATATGTAGTTTCTTATACGAATCGGGATCGAAACGTTAAGTAGTGTAAATCCTATACAAAGTCGAAATAGAGCTTGAGAACTGGAAATTTAGGATTTCGCTACATTTAGCGATCGCTAAACCTAGACTTCGCAAGTATGAGCCAAGGATAAATTACATGGCAAACAAAATTGAAGCACTTAAAGCAGCGAAAGATGGACTTGCCCTCAAAGCCGAAATTGCTCGCTTTGCCGAAATTGGTTGGGAAGCGATCGACGATGACGATTTGCAACATCGGTTGAAATGGCTAGGTGTATTCTTTCGTAAAAGTACTCCTGGTCGCTTTATGGTCAGAATGCGTATCCCCAATGGCTTACTGAATAGCGATCAGATGCGTGTTTTGGCTTCGGTAATCGAAAAATGTGGTGAGCATGGCGTTGCTGATATCACTACCCGCCAGAACATTCAGATGCGCGGTATTTTGATCGAAGATGTTCCTGAAATGTTCGATAAGTTCCGATCTGTTGGTCTGACTAGCGTGCAGTCAGCTATGGATAACATCCGTAATATTACAGGTTCCCCTGTGGCGGGTATTGATGCCAATGAGCTTTACGATACCCGCGAGTTAGCTATCCAAGTTCAAAATTTACTTACTAATAATGGAGAAGGCAATCCTGCCTTTACGAACTTACCACGCAAATTTAACATTGCGATCGCGGGTTGTCGTGATAACTCCACCCATGCCGAAATCAATGATTTAGCCTTTGTGCCTGCCTTTAAAGACGAATCGCAAGAAACTTTTGGATTTAATGTTTTGGTTGGTGGTTTCTTCTCATCAAAGCGGATTGCTGCTGCTATTCCCTTAGATGTTTGGGTCGCTCCTGAAGATGTAGTTGCTCTTTGTGAATCTCTGCTGATTGTGTTTCGAGACAATGGATTACGCGAGAATCGCCAAAAATCTCGCTTGATGTATTTAATTGATGAGTGGGGAATTGAGAAATTCCGCTTTGAAGTTGAGAAGCAAATGGGAAAGCCTTTAGCCGCCGCCGCCGCTAAGGACGAAATTGAATGGGAAAAGCGTGACCATATCGGTGTTCACCAGCAAAAACAAACAGGATTAAATTATGTTGGACTGCAAATTCCTGTCGGACGCATGTATGCACCTGATATGTATGAATTTGCTCGTCTTGCCGAAACTTACGGTAATGGCGATATGCGCCTAACGGTTGAGCAGAATCTTCTGATTACCCATGTTAGTGATGAAAAAGTCACTGCACTTCTGCAAGAACCACTACTTCAGAAGTTCCCCGTTGCGCCCGATAACCTGATGCGTGGGCTGGTTTCCTGTACGGGTAATCAGTTCTGTCCTGTAGCGATCGTGGAAACCAAAAATCGTTCTCTTGCCCTCACCAGACAACTCAGTGCTGCATACGACTTACCGAAAGTAGTACGGATTCACTGGAGTGGTTGCCCCAATTCCTGCGCCCAGCCACAGGTCGCCGACATTGGCTTTACGGGTTGCAAAGCCCGTAAAGATGGCAAGGTGGTTGATGGTGTAGACATCTACATGGGCGGTACGGTAGGCAAAGATGCTCACCTTGGCACTTGTGTTATGGAAAAGGTTCCCTGTGAGGATCTGTATGAAGTGGTCGGCAAATTGCTTGTCGATCGCTTCGATGCAGTTCCCAAACAGAATGGGGCAATGATCACTAACTCTGCCGAATTAGTTGCCGTTGGCTAAACCAATTCCTTCTAGCATTCTGCTAGAGAGAATCAAATATTTAAAACATCAAAACAAATCAAACAAACAGGAATTTAAACCATGGGAATGTTCTCTCGCCGTAAATTTTTGACCACTGCTGGACTTTCTACTGTAGGTGCGATCGCTCTCAATGCTTGTAGTAGCGGTGAAACCCCTACGGCTACAACCACAACAGACGCTAGCCCCGCCGCTACTTCTACGGCTGCTCCTGTCAATGCTGCTGATGCTCCTGAAGTTACTAAAGCGAAGCTAGGATTCATCGCTCTTACCGATGCTTCGCCGCTAATCATTGCCCAAGAAAAAGGCTACTTTGCTAAATACGGCATGACTGGTGTCGAAGTTCTCAAACAAGCTTCTTGGGGAACGACTCGCGACAATATCGTGCTTGGCTCCGATGCTGGTGGCATTGATGGCGCTCACATCTTAACGCCCATGCCTTACCTGATTTCTGAAGGCAAAATTACCAATGGTAAAAAAGTGCCAATGTACATTTTGGCTAGGCTGAATACCAATGGACAGGGGATCTCAGTTGCCAATAATTTCAAAGATGACAAAATTGCACTGAAGAGTGATGTACTCAAAGAAACTTTTGCCAAGCAGAAAGCCGCAGGGAAAGAACTCAAATGTGCGATGACTTTCCCTGGAGGAACCCATGACTTGTGGATTCGTTATTGGCTAGCAGCTAATGGCGTTGATCCAGACAAAGATGTTTCTACAATTGTGGTTCCACCAGCACAAATGGTTGCCAACATGAAGGCTGGTAACATGGAAGCATTCTGTGTGGGTGAGCCTTGGAATGCACGTCTAGTTGCTCAGGACTCTGGTTACACCGCCCTGATTACAGGTGAACTTTGGAAAGATCACCCTGAAAAAGCGTTCTCTCTCCGTGCAGATTGGGTAGATAAGAATCCTAAGGCAGCGATGGCTCTCCTCAAGGCTGTTCTCGAAGCTCAAGTATGGTGTGAAGATCCAGCCAACAAAGAAGAAATGTGTAAAATCGTCGGCGCTGATAAGTGGCTAAAAGTTCCTGCAATCGAAATTTTGGGTAGACAGCAAGGTAAGGTTGATTATGGTGATGGACGTACTCTTGAAAGCACAGATTTGTCGATGAAGTTCTGGAAAGATAATGCTTCTTATCCTTTTAAGAGCCATGATCTTTGGTTCCTTACAGAAGATATCCGTTGGGGGTATTTTGAAGCGACTTTAGACTCTAAGGCTTTAGTCGATAAGGTAAATCGTGAAGATCTTTGGAAAGAGGCTGCCAAGGCGATCGGCAAGGAAGCCGATATTCCTAAGAGTACTTCTCGCGGTATTGAGACTTTCTTCGATGGTGTGAAGTTTGATCCTGAGAATCCTAAAGCTTATTTGGAAGGACTCAAGATCAAGAAGATGGCATGAACCATTTAAGGATTAATTTCGGCGGTCAAAGACTCTAAGAGATCCCCCTCAATCCCCCTTGACAAGGGGGAAGAAGAAAATTTAATTTATTCTCCCTTTTTTTAAGCGGGCTGGTGGGGATCTAATCCTGAAGACACAGACAGCGAGTCGATTAACAAGGGGCTTACGCCTCTTGTCATCATTTCAAATATTCATCTTTAACGTTTTAGGAGACACCCAAAATGGCGGCAGGAAGCTTAAGTTCTAAATTTACCCCTAACAAGATCGGTGAATGGTTTCAACAACAAGCAAAATATCTTATTCCGCCAGCGATCGCCTTAATATTTCTATTAGGTATCTGGCAAATTCTCTGTTCTGGCGCTAAGCCTCCTTTGCCACCACCGACAAAGGTTTGGCAAGAGACACAACCGTATATCTGGCATCCATTTTTTGATCGCAACTACTTTGATGTCAACGAGAAAGAAAAGATTGATAGCCCTGCACGTCAAGCCCTCAAGGAGAAAGTCACTATTGAGCAAGGCTTAGGCGTAAAAACTATGACCAGCTTGCGCCGTGTGGCAATTGGCTACACCGCTTCCGCCATAATTGGGATCGCCTTTGGGATTGCGATCGGCACAAATGTTTTTTTATATCGAGCCTTTGACCCAATTTTCCAAGTTTTACGGACAATCCCCCCCCTTGCATGGCTACCGATCGCCATGTCCGCCTTCCAAGGTGTCAACGAATCTCTCAAATCGGTCGGTTTAGATGTTACGGAAGCGGCAGCGCTATTCGTGATTTTTGTAACTTCGATTTGGCCGATCTTAATGAATACGGCTGTGGGTGTACAGCAAGTCCCTCAAGACTATCGCAACGTATCGAGAGTACTTCGTCTTAGTAAGTTTGATTACTTCATTACCATTCTGATGCCATCGGCGGCTCCTTACATTTTCACAGGGTTGCGTATTGCGGTTGGTCTATCATGGCTAGCGATCGTGGCTGCGGAAATGTTGACAGGTGGTGTAGGTATTGGCTTCTTTATTTGGGACAGCTACAACAGCCAAAAAAGCAGTGAATTGATTCTTGCCCTATTTTACATTGGTGTAGTTGGCTTCCTATTAGACAAATTGATCTATTACATTAGCAAGTTTACGGTTCAGTCGGATTCTTAGCTAATAGCTATTAGCTATTAGCTATTAGCTTTCAAGAATTTTTAACCTAGCTGTTCCAAAAAACTAGCCTTTATTTACCTACTAAATAGCCAAAAGCTAAAAGCTAAAAGCTAAAAGCCAAAAGCTAAAAGCTAAAAGCTAAAAGCTAAAAGCTAAAAGCCAAAAGCCAAAAGCTACCCCCCCCCCTCTAAACTCATCAAATTTCCTATGCAGACACTAGATATTACCGACAACGATCAGAAACACCATCAAGATCCATTTCTAGTTATTGATGGTGTTTCCAAAGTCTATCCAACTCCTCGTGGTCCCTATACGGTATTAGAGGATGTCAATCTCACAGTCTATGAAGGTGAGTTTATTTGTGTGATCGGTCACTCTGGCTGTGGCAAATCTACTCTCCTAAATATGGTCGCAGGGTTTAATCGACCCACTGCTGGCGAAATTTGTTTGCGATCAAAGCCGATCCTGCGCCCAGGTCCCGATCGCATGGTGGTATTCCAAAACTATTCCCTACTACCTTGGATGACCGCGTTTGAGAATGTCTATCTTGCGGTTAAGCAGGTTTATACAGATAAGTCCAAGGAAGAGAAAATCAAGATTGCCAAAAACAGTCTAGAGATGGTGGGCTTGGCAGAAGCAATGCACAAAAAACCGAAGCAACTCTCTGGGGGAATGCGTCAGAGAGTCTCGATCGCCCGTGCTTTGTCAATTCGTCCTGAAGTATTGATCCTTGATGAACCCTTCGGAGCCTTAGATGTGATGACTCGTGAAGAACTTCAAGAAGAATTACTGGCAATCTGGCGCGAACATCGCGTGACAGCCCTAATGATCACTCACGAAATCGATGAAGCATTATTTCTCGCCGATCGCATTGTGATGATGAGCAATGGCCCCGCCGCCCACATCGCCGAAATCATAGATGTCCCCTTTGCCCGTCCCCGCGATCGCAAAGCGATCGCCGACGATCCACGCTATTACACACTCCGTAACTACATTCTTGAATTTTTGTATAACCGTTTTGCCCTAGCTGATGAAGCAGAGTAGATCAAGGAAAAAGGAAAAGGGAAAAAGGAAAAAATTATAATCAATCCCCAATCCCCAATTACCAATTACCAATCCCCAATTACCAATTACCAAACCACCATGTCTAAATTTCTAGAAATTGACCATGTAACTCGTACTTTCAAAACTAATAATGGACAGCCCTATGTGGCGGTGAAAGATGTTTATTTTGAGATGAAGGAAGGTGAATTTGTCTCGATTATTGGACATTCTGGTTGTGGTAAATCCACGGTTTTGAATATTTTGTCTGGCTTAGATAGGGCTAGTGCTGGCGGTATTGTTTTGGAAGGTAGGGAAGTCCGTGAACCGGGTCCCGATCGCATGTTGGTGTTCCAAAACCATTCGCTGTTGCCTTGGCTAACGGTGCGTCAAAATATTGGGCTAGCGGTCAATCGGGTGTTAAGAGATCAACCCAAGCAAGAACGCGATCGCATTATCCAAGAACATATTGATCTAGTGGGCTTAAGTCATGCTGCGGATAAATATCCTC
This genomic stretch from Pseudanabaena galeata CCNP1313 harbors:
- a CDS encoding bifunctional nuclease family protein, with the protein product MIEMNVAGIAIDAVSRNPIVLLRDTLERRALPIWIGEAEAKAIIGALDGRPLERPMTHDLMLNFLDAWGITVERIVVHALKNSTFYAVITVSQGDIKKEIDARPSDAIAIAVRAKCPIWVMEEVILEASIPVDQDADEAERRAFREFLAKLTPEELVKKSGLESN
- a CDS encoding helix-turn-helix domain-containing protein; the encoded protein is MVVQVRLKANLKSVSPISSYMSVSIVNITTSKQAEKLAEIGAQFKRIREDKELSIPHLTATTLISERYLRAIEDGQMDSLPEPVYVRGFIRKYGDALGVGDLSEDFPLNPVLPEQKWAGSAAAELRPLHLYALYVGVIAGAVSLLATFLNSPDANKINDNQTNFGDAAQISSAKLNKAIEPTEVLLPQTGGLEVLRQTASVAMVTTASNPMLTVPIGVKKPDTSTDILNNPQSANNFGSTNPNLNNMLSAWANSSFVSDNLSPNSTTIANGNFEFVGNKPVNVGIVMQGESWLRITVDGQTEFEGVLNEGKKLSWSGDRQISIRAGNASSVALSYNNQPIKVLGKEGEVAERLFGTNQASNTRSNDVRLR
- a CDS encoding pseudouridine synthase; this encodes MSDRLQKILSRHGIASRREAEQIILAGRVAVNGRTITELGTKADPERDRIEVDGKLLQTKAPEFLYLLLNKPIGVVSTCADPQGRKMVLDFLPPQYQQVYPVGRLDYNSSGALILTNDGDFANYLMHPRHHVAKTYEVWVKDIPSHQLIQQWQTGIMLDGKLTLPATVKILQIERNKYPTPRTQLQIILSEGRNRQIRRVAEQLGHPVLALHRVAIGSINLAPLESGAYRLLSDHEIKTLSR
- a CDS encoding ferredoxin--nitrite reductase, translating into MANKIEALKAAKDGLALKAEIARFAEIGWEAIDDDDLQHRLKWLGVFFRKSTPGRFMVRMRIPNGLLNSDQMRVLASVIEKCGEHGVADITTRQNIQMRGILIEDVPEMFDKFRSVGLTSVQSAMDNIRNITGSPVAGIDANELYDTRELAIQVQNLLTNNGEGNPAFTNLPRKFNIAIAGCRDNSTHAEINDLAFVPAFKDESQETFGFNVLVGGFFSSKRIAAAIPLDVWVAPEDVVALCESLLIVFRDNGLRENRQKSRLMYLIDEWGIEKFRFEVEKQMGKPLAAAAAKDEIEWEKRDHIGVHQQKQTGLNYVGLQIPVGRMYAPDMYEFARLAETYGNGDMRLTVEQNLLITHVSDEKVTALLQEPLLQKFPVAPDNLMRGLVSCTGNQFCPVAIVETKNRSLALTRQLSAAYDLPKVVRIHWSGCPNSCAQPQVADIGFTGCKARKDGKVVDGVDIYMGGTVGKDAHLGTCVMEKVPCEDLYEVVGKLLVDRFDAVPKQNGAMITNSAELVAVG
- a CDS encoding CmpA/NrtA family ABC transporter substrate-binding protein; its protein translation is MGMFSRRKFLTTAGLSTVGAIALNACSSGETPTATTTTDASPAATSTAAPVNAADAPEVTKAKLGFIALTDASPLIIAQEKGYFAKYGMTGVEVLKQASWGTTRDNIVLGSDAGGIDGAHILTPMPYLISEGKITNGKKVPMYILARLNTNGQGISVANNFKDDKIALKSDVLKETFAKQKAAGKELKCAMTFPGGTHDLWIRYWLAANGVDPDKDVSTIVVPPAQMVANMKAGNMEAFCVGEPWNARLVAQDSGYTALITGELWKDHPEKAFSLRADWVDKNPKAAMALLKAVLEAQVWCEDPANKEEMCKIVGADKWLKVPAIEILGRQQGKVDYGDGRTLESTDLSMKFWKDNASYPFKSHDLWFLTEDIRWGYFEATLDSKALVDKVNREDLWKEAAKAIGKEADIPKSTSRGIETFFDGVKFDPENPKAYLEGLKIKKMA
- the ntrB gene encoding nitrate ABC transporter permease, giving the protein MAAGSLSSKFTPNKIGEWFQQQAKYLIPPAIALIFLLGIWQILCSGAKPPLPPPTKVWQETQPYIWHPFFDRNYFDVNEKEKIDSPARQALKEKVTIEQGLGVKTMTSLRRVAIGYTASAIIGIAFGIAIGTNVFLYRAFDPIFQVLRTIPPLAWLPIAMSAFQGVNESLKSVGLDVTEAAALFVIFVTSIWPILMNTAVGVQQVPQDYRNVSRVLRLSKFDYFITILMPSAAPYIFTGLRIAVGLSWLAIVAAEMLTGGVGIGFFIWDSYNSQKSSELILALFYIGVVGFLLDKLIYYISKFTVQSDS
- a CDS encoding ABC transporter ATP-binding protein yields the protein MQTLDITDNDQKHHQDPFLVIDGVSKVYPTPRGPYTVLEDVNLTVYEGEFICVIGHSGCGKSTLLNMVAGFNRPTAGEICLRSKPILRPGPDRMVVFQNYSLLPWMTAFENVYLAVKQVYTDKSKEEKIKIAKNSLEMVGLAEAMHKKPKQLSGGMRQRVSIARALSIRPEVLILDEPFGALDVMTREELQEELLAIWREHRVTALMITHEIDEALFLADRIVMMSNGPAAHIAEIIDVPFARPRDRKAIADDPRYYTLRNYILEFLYNRFALADEAE